Proteins found in one Methylobacterium sp. CB376 genomic segment:
- a CDS encoding ABC transporter substrate-binding protein: MDRRSLLKAMAGAGALAAGPSFPAPALAQGAAKTLRFVPQANLANFDPIWGTQYVVRNAAALVWDTLYGVDAQLRPQRQMVESETVSSDGLTWTFTLRPGLKFHDGEPVRARDAVASLVRWSARDPMGLMIRAIQAELSAVDDRSFRWVLTKPYPKMLLALAKNNAPCSFVMPERIAQTDPFKQITEYVGSGPMRFARDEWVPGARAVFTRFADYVPRQEPASWLAGGKQIAFDRVEWIIMPDPASASAALQNGEVDWWENPIADLVPLLKKNRNIQVDIADPLGNVGSFRMNTLHPPFNNQLVRRAVLMAMNQEDYMRAIVGDDDALWKPLPGYFTPGTPLYNEEGGEVVKPGGDLAAARKLLAESGYKGEPVTCVVAQDQPITKAQGDVTADLLKKLGMNVDFVATDWGTVGARRASKAPPKDGGWSMFHTWHAGADCLSPVGYTAIRANGDKAWFGWPDSPPVEAAITGWFEAATPEDEKAAMRRLNKAALDYVVYVPTGFFLTYQAWRTSLSGVTKGPLPFFWGVSKSA; encoded by the coding sequence ATGGATCGCAGATCGCTGCTGAAGGCAATGGCCGGCGCGGGCGCGCTCGCCGCCGGACCCTCCTTCCCGGCCCCGGCCCTCGCCCAGGGCGCGGCCAAGACCCTGCGCTTCGTCCCGCAGGCGAACCTCGCCAATTTCGACCCGATCTGGGGGACCCAGTACGTGGTGCGCAACGCCGCGGCCCTGGTCTGGGACACGCTCTACGGGGTCGACGCGCAGCTGCGGCCCCAGCGCCAGATGGTCGAATCCGAGACCGTCTCGTCGGACGGGCTGACCTGGACCTTCACCCTGCGGCCGGGCTTGAAGTTCCACGACGGCGAGCCGGTGCGGGCGCGGGACGCGGTGGCGAGCCTCGTGCGCTGGTCGGCCCGCGACCCGATGGGGCTGATGATCCGGGCGATCCAGGCGGAGCTCTCGGCGGTCGACGACCGCAGCTTCCGCTGGGTGCTGACCAAGCCCTACCCGAAGATGCTCCTGGCGCTCGCCAAGAACAACGCGCCCTGCTCCTTCGTGATGCCCGAGCGCATCGCCCAGACCGACCCGTTCAAGCAGATCACCGAGTATGTCGGCTCCGGGCCGATGCGCTTCGCCCGCGACGAGTGGGTGCCGGGGGCGCGGGCGGTGTTCACGCGCTTCGCCGATTACGTCCCGCGCCAGGAGCCGGCCTCCTGGCTCGCGGGCGGCAAGCAGATCGCCTTCGACCGGGTCGAGTGGATCATCATGCCGGACCCGGCCAGCGCCTCGGCGGCCCTGCAGAACGGCGAGGTCGATTGGTGGGAGAACCCGATCGCCGACCTCGTCCCGCTGCTCAAGAAGAACCGCAACATCCAGGTCGACATCGCCGACCCGCTCGGCAACGTCGGCTCGTTCCGGATGAACACGCTGCACCCGCCCTTCAACAACCAGCTGGTGCGCCGCGCGGTCCTGATGGCGATGAACCAGGAGGACTACATGCGGGCGATCGTCGGCGACGACGACGCGCTGTGGAAGCCGCTGCCCGGCTACTTCACGCCCGGGACGCCGCTCTACAACGAGGAGGGCGGCGAGGTGGTCAAGCCCGGCGGCGACCTCGCGGCGGCCAGGAAGCTCCTGGCCGAGAGCGGCTACAAGGGCGAGCCGGTGACCTGCGTGGTGGCGCAGGACCAGCCGATCACCAAGGCGCAGGGCGACGTCACCGCCGACCTGCTCAAGAAGCTCGGCATGAACGTCGACTTCGTGGCGACCGACTGGGGCACCGTCGGCGCCCGCCGCGCCTCCAAGGCGCCGCCCAAGGACGGCGGCTGGAGCATGTTCCACACCTGGCATGCCGGGGCGGATTGCCTGAGCCCGGTCGGCTACACGGCGATCCGGGCCAACGGCGACAAGGCGTGGTTCGGCTGGCCCGACAGCCCGCCGGTGGAGGCCGCGATCACCGGCTGGTTCGAGGCGGCGACGCCGGAGGACGAGAAGGCCGCCATGCGCCGCCTCAACAAGGCCGCCCTCGACTACGTGGTCTACGTGCCGACCGGCTTCTTCCTCACCTACCAGGCGTGGCGGACATCGCTGAGCGGCGTCACCAAGGGCCCCCTGCCCTTCTTCTGGGGCGTGTCGAAATCGGCGTGA
- a CDS encoding 2-keto-4-pentenoate hydratase — protein MADLLLAARGGARVPWRAVAPADPAGAYAVQDAVAARLGPVGGWKVGAANPEAVPNAAPCPAACLRGSGAVLDGPEWRLRGIEAEVGLRLGRDLDGAAPRAELAAAVEAVLPVIEVVETRLDGWGEADPLARLADLQSHGALILGPPSRLDPAALDLRTVAADLSVDGRAVAATRGGNPAEDVWRLLAWLADHAAARGRPLRAGQVVTTGSCTGMLFCAQGTRVAAELAGIGAVAMRF, from the coding sequence GTGGCGGATCTCCTCCTCGCGGCCCGCGGCGGCGCGCGGGTTCCCTGGCGGGCGGTCGCCCCGGCCGATCCGGCCGGCGCCTACGCCGTCCAGGACGCGGTCGCCGCCCGGCTCGGTCCCGTCGGCGGCTGGAAGGTCGGCGCGGCGAATCCGGAGGCGGTGCCGAACGCCGCGCCGTGCCCGGCCGCTTGCCTGCGCGGGAGCGGAGCCGTGCTCGACGGGCCGGAGTGGCGCCTGCGGGGCATCGAGGCGGAGGTCGGGCTGCGGCTCGGGCGCGACCTCGACGGCGCGGCCCCGCGGGCCGAACTGGCGGCGGCGGTGGAGGCGGTCCTGCCGGTGATCGAGGTCGTGGAGACGCGCCTCGACGGCTGGGGGGAGGCCGACCCGCTCGCGCGGCTCGCCGATCTCCAGAGCCACGGCGCGCTGATCCTCGGCCCACCCTCCCGCCTCGATCCGGCGGCGCTCGACCTGCGCACCGTCGCGGCGGACCTCAGCGTCGACGGCCGGGCGGTGGCCGCGACGCGGGGCGGCAACCCGGCGGAGGATGTCTGGCGGCTGCTGGCCTGGCTCGCCGACCACGCCGCCGCGCGCGGGCGCCCGCTGCGCGCCGGGCAGGTCGTCACCACCGGCTCCTGCACCGGGATGCTGTTCTGCGCGCAGGGGACGCGGGTGGCGGCCGAACTCGCCGGGATCGGCGCGGTGGCGATGCGCTTCTGA
- a CDS encoding TadG family pilus assembly protein, protein MRHFFRDRAGQITVLASLLSPVGLGVAALAIDLSTLQMVKQRLKVTADAASLAAVAVLPDTGTALSRALAIAADNAGAGAGSVTTAADVQFGSYDSATRTFTAGATPANAVQVTASRSEARGNPVITGFARALGWATPDLSASAVAVRFSPAYCFLVLDPSASGALSVSGTGRLSVPNCGVQVNSTSASAATTGNNSTAQARSFCITGGYSGSSFSPVPITRCLPAADPLADIPEPAPPTAGCYYNGLNTGSGMTLPSNVTYCGKITLNGNGNFNLQPGLYYFKNATVELLQNASLAGSGVTIFLDATSTLKFAASGTVNLKAPSTGPYRGLLIFQSRSASATTTSVVRGSPDILLDGTIYLPSATLSMTGSGTVSDVAKSGYVIAGRVNYNGSVTFNFDVYSDVLPAGFKYSSGLVE, encoded by the coding sequence ATGAGGCACTTCTTCCGCGACCGCGCCGGTCAGATCACCGTGCTGGCGAGCCTGCTGTCGCCGGTCGGGCTCGGCGTCGCCGCCCTGGCGATCGACCTCTCCACCCTGCAGATGGTCAAGCAGCGGCTCAAGGTGACGGCCGACGCCGCCTCCCTGGCGGCCGTGGCCGTCCTGCCCGACACGGGCACGGCCCTGAGCCGGGCCCTCGCGATCGCGGCGGACAATGCCGGGGCGGGCGCCGGTTCGGTGACGACGGCCGCCGACGTCCAGTTCGGCAGCTACGATTCGGCCACGCGGACCTTCACGGCCGGCGCTACGCCGGCCAACGCCGTGCAGGTCACCGCCTCCCGCAGCGAGGCGCGCGGCAACCCGGTCATCACCGGCTTCGCGCGGGCGCTCGGCTGGGCGACGCCCGACCTCTCGGCCAGCGCGGTGGCGGTGCGGTTCTCGCCGGCCTACTGCTTCCTGGTCCTCGACCCCTCGGCCTCGGGCGCCCTCAGCGTCTCGGGGACGGGCCGCCTCTCGGTGCCGAATTGCGGCGTGCAGGTGAATTCCACCTCCGCCTCGGCCGCCACCACCGGCAACAACAGCACCGCCCAGGCCCGCAGCTTCTGCATCACCGGGGGCTATTCCGGATCGAGCTTCAGCCCCGTGCCGATCACCCGGTGCCTTCCCGCCGCCGATCCCCTGGCGGACATCCCCGAGCCCGCCCCACCCACCGCCGGCTGCTACTACAACGGCCTCAACACCGGCTCCGGCATGACGCTTCCCTCGAACGTCACCTATTGCGGCAAGATCACGCTGAACGGAAACGGCAATTTCAACCTGCAGCCTGGCCTGTACTATTTCAAGAACGCCACTGTCGAATTGCTGCAGAACGCGTCCCTGGCGGGATCGGGAGTGACGATCTTCCTCGACGCGACCTCCACCCTGAAATTCGCGGCCTCCGGGACGGTGAACCTGAAGGCGCCGAGCACCGGCCCCTATCGGGGCTTGCTGATCTTCCAATCCCGCAGCGCCTCGGCGACGACCACGAGCGTGGTGCGCGGCAGCCCCGACATCCTGCTCGACGGGACGATCTACCTGCCCAGCGCGACACTGAGCATGACCGGCTCCGGCACCGTCAGCGACGTCGCCAAGAGCGGCTACGTCATCGCCGGGCGGGTCAACTACAACGGATCGGTCACGTTCAACTTCGACGTCTATTCGGACGTCCTGCCCGCGGGCTTCAAGTACAGTTCGGGCTTGGTGGAGTGA
- a CDS encoding ABC transporter ATP-binding protein, with product MKPPLLAVNDLTKHFPLRRGAVRAVDGVSFTLERGETLSIVGESGCGKSTVGRTILRLTDATSGQVVLDGQRIDDLSAGAMRPLRRRIQVVFQDPFSSLNPRMRVREILAEPLRNFGLARSGRDLDARISALLDLVRLPKDAGARYPHEFSGGQRQRIGIARALAPEPALIVCDEAVSALDVSVKAQVVNLLQDLQRDLGLALLFISHDLAIVEHMTHRVAVMYLGQIVEIAARARIFAAPKHPYTAALLSAVPVPEPGAARDRIVLKGDVPSPIDPPPGCRFHTRCPFAFERCRREVPRMRRIAPDQEAACHLHDRPAAENPLA from the coding sequence ATGAAGCCGCCGCTCCTCGCAGTCAACGACCTCACCAAGCACTTTCCCCTGCGCCGGGGCGCGGTGCGGGCGGTCGACGGCGTCAGCTTCACGCTGGAGCGCGGCGAGACCCTGTCGATCGTGGGCGAATCCGGCTGCGGAAAATCGACCGTCGGCCGCACGATCCTGCGCCTGACCGACGCCACCTCGGGCCAGGTGGTGCTCGACGGCCAGCGCATCGACGACCTCTCGGCGGGCGCGATGCGGCCGCTGCGGCGGCGCATCCAGGTGGTGTTCCAGGACCCGTTCTCCAGCCTCAATCCGCGCATGCGGGTGCGGGAGATCCTGGCCGAGCCGCTGCGCAATTTCGGCCTCGCGCGGAGCGGCCGCGACCTCGACGCCCGGATCTCCGCCCTCCTCGACCTCGTGCGCCTGCCGAAGGATGCGGGCGCGCGCTACCCGCACGAATTCTCCGGCGGCCAGCGCCAGCGCATCGGCATCGCGCGGGCGCTCGCCCCCGAGCCGGCGCTGATCGTCTGCGACGAGGCGGTCTCGGCCCTCGACGTCTCGGTCAAGGCGCAGGTGGTGAACCTGCTGCAGGACCTGCAGCGGGATCTCGGCCTCGCGCTGCTGTTCATCAGCCACGACCTCGCGATCGTCGAGCACATGACGCACCGGGTCGCGGTGATGTATCTCGGCCAGATCGTCGAGATCGCCGCGCGGGCCCGCATCTTCGCGGCTCCCAAGCACCCCTACACCGCGGCGCTGCTCTCGGCGGTGCCGGTGCCCGAGCCGGGCGCCGCCCGCGACCGCATCGTGCTGAAGGGCGACGTGCCGAGCCCGATCGACCCGCCGCCGGGCTGCCGCTTCCACACCCGCTGCCCCTTCGCGTTCGAGCGCTGCCGGCGCGAGGTGCCTCGGATGCGCCGGATCGCCCCCGACCAGGAGGCCGCCTGCCACCTCCACGACCGGCCCGCGGCGGAGAACCCGCTGGCCTGA
- a CDS encoding ABC transporter substrate-binding protein has product MNRRQVLTLGGAALACPALARAASETTLRFVPYADLALLDPIITTNYVTRTHALLVFDTLYGTDAQFRPQPQMVAGHEVEADGRLWRLTLREGLRFHDGSPVLARDAVASLRRWAVRDAFGGALFAALDEISAPSDRVVQFRMRRPFPLLPQALAKPTSYVPVIMPERLAATPATSAVPEMVGSGPYRFVAQERVPGALAVYRRFAEYRPREGGEASFTAGPRIAHFERVEWRTMPDPATAASALRAGEVDWIEQPAIDLVPQLARARGVTVAVVEPAGLIGQIRFNHLQPPFDNPAICRAFLGAVDQTEMMDAVAGTDPAILRGPAGIFTPGGPMASEAGMEILTGPRDIARSRRELEAAGYRGEPVVLLAGTDVPRINAVCEVMAEVCRRLGVALDYVATDWGTVNQRILNPKPLDQGGWSLFGIFSGGLDHLSPAYHLATRGIGRAGVPSWLTDAPLEELRDAWFAAPDLAAQQAIAAKIQARALAVGAYIPCGRYVQPTAYRSELTGMLTGLPLFTNLRRGG; this is encoded by the coding sequence ATGAACCGACGCCAAGTCCTGACACTCGGGGGCGCCGCCCTGGCCTGTCCGGCCCTCGCCCGCGCGGCGAGCGAGACGACGCTGCGCTTCGTGCCCTACGCCGACCTGGCGCTGCTCGACCCGATCATCACCACGAACTACGTCACGCGGACGCACGCGCTCCTGGTCTTCGACACGCTCTACGGGACCGACGCGCAGTTCCGGCCTCAGCCCCAGATGGTGGCGGGGCACGAGGTCGAGGCCGACGGGCGCCTCTGGCGGCTGACCCTGCGGGAGGGCCTGCGCTTCCACGACGGCAGCCCGGTCCTCGCCCGCGACGCGGTGGCGAGCCTCAGGCGCTGGGCCGTGCGGGACGCCTTCGGCGGTGCGCTCTTCGCGGCCCTGGACGAGATCTCGGCACCCTCCGACCGCGTGGTGCAGTTCCGCATGAGGCGGCCCTTCCCGCTGCTGCCCCAGGCGCTGGCCAAGCCGACCTCGTACGTGCCGGTCATCATGCCCGAGCGCCTCGCCGCGACGCCCGCGACGAGCGCGGTGCCGGAGATGGTCGGCAGCGGTCCCTACCGCTTCGTCGCGCAGGAGCGGGTCCCGGGGGCGCTCGCGGTCTACCGTCGCTTCGCCGAGTACCGGCCGCGGGAGGGGGGCGAGGCGAGCTTCACGGCCGGGCCGCGGATCGCCCATTTCGAGCGGGTCGAGTGGCGCACCATGCCCGATCCCGCCACCGCGGCGAGCGCGCTGCGGGCCGGCGAGGTCGACTGGATCGAGCAGCCCGCGATCGACCTCGTGCCGCAGCTCGCGCGCGCCCGGGGCGTCACGGTGGCGGTGGTCGAGCCGGCGGGGCTGATCGGGCAGATCCGCTTCAACCACCTGCAGCCGCCCTTCGACAACCCGGCCATCTGCCGGGCCTTCCTGGGGGCGGTCGACCAGACCGAGATGATGGACGCGGTGGCCGGCACCGATCCGGCGATCCTGCGCGGGCCGGCCGGCATCTTCACGCCGGGCGGGCCGATGGCCTCCGAGGCCGGGATGGAGATCCTGACCGGTCCCCGCGACATCGCCCGCAGCCGGCGCGAACTGGAAGCGGCCGGCTACCGCGGCGAGCCGGTGGTGCTCCTCGCCGGCACGGACGTGCCGCGGATTAACGCGGTCTGCGAGGTCATGGCGGAGGTCTGCCGCCGGCTCGGCGTCGCCCTCGACTACGTCGCCACCGATTGGGGCACGGTCAACCAGCGCATCCTCAACCCGAAGCCCCTGGACCAGGGCGGCTGGAGCCTGTTCGGCATCTTCTCCGGCGGGCTCGATCACCTCTCGCCGGCCTACCACCTCGCGACCCGCGGCATCGGCCGGGCCGGCGTGCCGAGCTGGCTCACCGACGCCCCGCTGGAGGAGCTCCGCGACGCGTGGTTCGCGGCGCCCGACCTCGCCGCCCAGCAGGCGATCGCGGCGAAGATCCAGGCCCGCGCCCTCGCGGTCGGCGCCTACATTCCCTGCGGCCGCTACGTCCAGCCGACGGCCTACCGGTCGGAGCTGACCGGGATGCTCACCGGGCTGCCCCTGTTCACCAACCTGCGGCGGGGCGGGTAG
- a CDS encoding ABC transporter permease: protein MSATVDPSGPVAAAPDLPDLFPPVRRRGGLPGLIRRHPAVAVGAAILLLMLACAVLAPYLFTVDPTALSPSRRTRLPSAQYWFGTDMLGRDIYSRVIYGARVSLLVGFAVAALASGIGLAIGLVSGFLRSLDGIVMRVMDGVMAIPPILLAVALMALTRGSVGNVIAAITVAEIPRVARLVRGVVLSLREQPYVDAAVASGSTVPAIIGRHILPGTLAPLTVQATYICASAMITEAILSFIGAGTPPTTPSWGNIMAEGRALWQVKPTIVFFPALFLSLTVLAVNLVGDGLRDALDPRMAKRL from the coding sequence TTGAGCGCGACCGTCGACCCCTCCGGCCCGGTCGCGGCGGCGCCGGACCTGCCCGACCTCTTCCCGCCGGTGCGCCGCCGGGGCGGCCTCCCGGGCCTGATCCGGCGCCACCCGGCGGTGGCGGTCGGGGCGGCGATCCTGCTGCTGATGCTGGCCTGCGCGGTCCTGGCGCCGTACCTGTTCACCGTCGACCCGACCGCCCTGTCGCCGTCGCGGCGCACGCGGCTGCCCTCGGCGCAGTACTGGTTCGGCACCGACATGCTCGGTCGGGACATCTACTCGCGGGTGATCTACGGGGCCCGGGTCTCGCTCCTCGTCGGCTTCGCGGTGGCGGCGCTCGCCTCCGGGATCGGGCTCGCGATCGGCCTCGTCTCGGGCTTCCTGCGGTCGCTCGACGGAATCGTCATGCGGGTGATGGACGGGGTGATGGCGATCCCGCCGATCCTGCTCGCGGTCGCCCTGATGGCGCTCACCCGCGGCTCGGTCGGGAACGTGATCGCGGCGATCACCGTGGCGGAGATCCCGCGCGTCGCGCGCCTCGTGCGCGGGGTGGTCCTGTCCCTGCGCGAGCAGCCCTACGTGGATGCCGCGGTGGCGAGCGGCAGCACCGTGCCGGCGATCATCGGGCGCCACATCCTGCCGGGCACCCTGGCGCCGCTCACCGTGCAGGCGACCTACATCTGCGCCTCGGCGATGATCACCGAGGCGATCCTCTCCTTCATCGGCGCCGGCACCCCGCCGACCACGCCCTCCTGGGGCAACATCATGGCGGAGGGCCGCGCCCTCTGGCAGGTGAAGCCGACGATCGTGTTCTTCCCCGCCCTGTTCCTGTCGCTCACCGTGCTCGCCGTGAACCTCGTCGGCGACGGGCTGCGCGACGCCCTCGACCCGCGCATGGCCAAGCGGCTGTGA
- a CDS encoding amidohydrolase/deacetylase family metallohydrolase encodes MAHELILDGARVIDPSAGIDRVTRVAFAGGRVAALGEGIDTTGCPDVRDLRGLIVVPGLIDLHTHVYWGGTSLGIDAAQFARDSGVTTAVDTGSAGPGNFLGFRKHVIEPSPVRILAYLHVSFAGIFAFSKSIMVGESEEIRLMAPAEAAAVAEANRDVVVGIKVRVGLHASGRSGLQPFEAALQVAEEVGMPMMVHIDHPPPSYEEVVERLRPGDVLTHAFRPFPNAPLSGQGRVREAVVAARRRGVLFDIGHGKGSFAFKTARAMLANGFPPDTISSDIHTLCIDGPVFDQTTTLSKFLCLGMSLPDVIAATTVNAATALRRPELGSLRPGSVGDATILRLDEGRFDYVDTTGEHLAGDRRLTSSGVVVGGRWWHPA; translated from the coding sequence ATGGCTCATGAGCTGATCCTGGATGGCGCGCGCGTCATCGACCCCTCCGCCGGGATCGACCGGGTCACCCGCGTCGCCTTCGCGGGCGGCCGCGTGGCCGCCCTGGGCGAGGGCATCGACACGACCGGCTGCCCGGACGTCCGCGACCTGCGCGGCCTCATCGTCGTCCCGGGCCTGATCGACCTGCACACGCACGTCTACTGGGGCGGCACCTCGCTCGGCATCGACGCGGCGCAGTTCGCCCGCGACAGCGGCGTCACCACGGCGGTGGACACCGGCAGCGCCGGCCCGGGCAACTTCCTCGGCTTCCGCAAGCACGTGATCGAGCCCTCGCCGGTCCGCATCCTCGCCTACCTGCACGTGTCCTTCGCGGGCATCTTCGCCTTCTCGAAGAGTATCATGGTCGGGGAGAGCGAGGAGATCCGCCTGATGGCCCCGGCCGAGGCGGCGGCGGTCGCGGAGGCGAACCGCGACGTCGTCGTCGGCATCAAGGTCCGGGTCGGGCTGCACGCCTCCGGCCGCTCGGGCCTGCAGCCCTTCGAGGCGGCGCTCCAGGTCGCCGAGGAGGTCGGCATGCCCATGATGGTGCATATCGATCACCCGCCCCCGAGCTACGAGGAGGTGGTCGAGCGCCTGCGCCCCGGCGACGTGCTGACCCACGCCTTCCGGCCCTTCCCGAACGCGCCCCTCTCCGGCCAGGGCCGGGTGCGCGAGGCCGTGGTGGCGGCGCGCCGCCGCGGCGTGCTCTTCGACATCGGTCACGGCAAGGGCTCCTTCGCCTTCAAGACCGCCCGGGCCATGCTGGCGAACGGATTCCCGCCCGACACGATCTCGTCGGACATCCACACCCTCTGCATCGACGGCCCGGTCTTCGACCAGACCACGACCCTGTCGAAGTTCCTCTGCCTCGGCATGAGCCTGCCGGACGTGATCGCCGCCACGACCGTGAACGCCGCGACGGCCCTGCGGCGGCCCGAACTCGGCTCCCTGCGGCCGGGATCGGTCGGCGACGCCACGATCCTGCGGCTCGACGAGGGCCGCTTCGACTACGTCGACACCACGGGCGAGCACCTCGCCGGCGACCGGCGCCTGACCTCGTCGGGCGTGGTGGTCGGGGGCCGCTGGTGGCATCCCGCTTGA
- a CDS encoding ABC transporter ATP-binding protein: MALLEVENLRTHFRTPDGINRAVDGVSFEVETGETVAIVGESGCGKSVTANSILRLIPERVGRSTGAIRFEGRDLLALPPRAMRQIRGNAIGMIFQEPMTSLNPVLTVGRQIGETLRLHQGLDRRRAEARAVEMLSLVGIPEPARRVRGYPHQLSGGMRQRVMIAMALACSPKLLIADEPTTALDVTIQAQILDLMRDLKRRVGAAIILITHDLGVVAEVASRVIVMYAGRKIEEAPVEALFARPRHPYTRGLLGAVPRLGSSLGGSQTRLAEIPGQVPSLKSRITGCVFAGRCPAVTDLCRAVAPAIAPKAPGHLAACHHAPAEAAAA; encoded by the coding sequence ATGGCCCTCCTCGAAGTCGAGAACCTCCGGACCCATTTCCGCACGCCGGACGGCATCAACCGGGCGGTGGACGGGGTGTCGTTCGAGGTCGAGACCGGCGAGACCGTGGCGATCGTCGGCGAATCCGGCTGCGGCAAGTCCGTCACCGCCAACTCGATCCTGCGCCTGATCCCCGAGCGGGTCGGGCGCTCGACCGGGGCGATCCGCTTCGAGGGCCGCGATCTCCTGGCGCTGCCGCCGCGCGCCATGCGGCAGATCCGCGGCAACGCGATCGGCATGATCTTCCAGGAGCCGATGACGAGCCTCAACCCGGTCCTCACCGTGGGCCGCCAGATCGGCGAGACCCTGCGGCTGCACCAGGGCCTCGACCGGCGCCGGGCGGAGGCGCGCGCCGTCGAGATGCTGAGCCTCGTCGGCATCCCGGAGCCGGCCCGGCGGGTGCGGGGCTACCCCCACCAGCTCTCGGGCGGCATGCGCCAGCGGGTGATGATCGCCATGGCGCTCGCCTGCAGCCCGAAGCTCCTGATCGCCGACGAGCCGACCACCGCCCTCGACGTCACCATCCAGGCCCAGATCCTCGACCTGATGCGCGACCTCAAGCGCCGGGTCGGCGCCGCCATCATCCTGATCACCCACGATCTCGGGGTGGTGGCCGAGGTCGCGAGCCGGGTGATCGTGATGTATGCGGGCCGCAAGATCGAGGAGGCGCCGGTCGAGGCCCTGTTCGCGCGGCCGCGCCACCCCTACACGAGGGGCCTGCTCGGCGCGGTGCCGCGCCTCGGCAGCTCCCTCGGCGGGAGCCAGACCCGGCTCGCCGAGATCCCCGGGCAGGTGCCGAGCCTCAAGAGCCGCATCACCGGCTGCGTCTTCGCCGGGCGCTGCCCCGCCGTGACCGACCTGTGCCGGGCGGTGGCGCCGGCGATCGCCCCCAAGGCGCCCGGCCACCTCGCCGCCTGCCACCACGCCCCCGCGGAGGCGGCCGCCGCATGA
- a CDS encoding ABC transporter permease, with amino-acid sequence MLAYAGRRVLATIPVMAVVALFVFSLLYIAPGDPAAIIAGDQATPDDVARIRATLGLDRPFLVRFGEWAWQILQGDLGTSIFTALPVTALIRQRIEPTLSLMVVTLVLSIAVAVPLGVAAAWKAGSLIDRLVMTLAVFGFSVPVFVISYLLAYVFALELEWLPVQGYTPLSAGFWPWLQNLILPAVALGSVYIALIARIARATMLEVLAQDYIKTATAKGLGRRAILFVHALKNASVPIVTVIGLGIALLIGGAVVTESVFVIPGLGRLTVDAILRRDYPVIQGVVLLFSFCYVLVNLGIDLVYVLLDPRIRY; translated from the coding sequence ATGCTGGCCTATGCGGGACGGCGGGTCCTGGCGACGATCCCGGTGATGGCCGTCGTCGCCCTGTTCGTGTTCAGCCTGCTCTACATCGCGCCCGGCGACCCGGCGGCGATCATCGCCGGGGACCAGGCGACGCCCGACGACGTCGCCCGGATCCGGGCGACCCTCGGGCTCGACCGGCCCTTCCTGGTGCGCTTCGGCGAGTGGGCCTGGCAGATCCTGCAGGGGGACCTCGGCACCTCGATCTTCACCGCCCTGCCGGTGACGGCGCTGATCCGCCAGCGCATCGAGCCGACCCTGTCGCTGATGGTCGTGACGCTGGTCCTGTCGATCGCCGTCGCGGTGCCGCTCGGCGTCGCGGCGGCCTGGAAGGCCGGGAGCCTGATCGACCGGCTGGTGATGACGCTGGCGGTGTTCGGCTTCTCGGTGCCGGTCTTCGTGATCTCCTACCTGCTCGCCTACGTCTTCGCCCTCGAACTCGAATGGCTGCCGGTCCAGGGCTACACGCCGCTCTCGGCCGGGTTCTGGCCCTGGCTGCAGAACCTGATCCTGCCGGCGGTCGCCCTCGGCTCGGTCTACATCGCGCTGATCGCCCGGATCGCCCGCGCGACGATGCTCGAAGTGCTGGCGCAGGACTACATCAAGACCGCGACCGCCAAGGGCCTGGGCCGGCGCGCCATCCTGTTCGTGCACGCGCTCAAGAACGCCTCGGTGCCGATCGTCACGGTGATCGGCCTCGGCATCGCGCTCCTGATCGGCGGGGCCGTCGTCACCGAGAGCGTCTTCGTCATCCCGGGGCTCGGGCGGCTCACCGTCGACGCCATCCTGCGCCGCGACTACCCGGTGATCCAGGGCGTCGTGCTGCTGTTCAGCTTCTGCTACGTGCTGGTCAATCTCGGCATCGACCTCGTCTACGTGCTGCTCGACCCGAGGATCCGCTATTGA
- a CDS encoding TadE family protein: MEFALLTPALIVLAFGLIEFGLIVYTLNSAESAARDVTRQLATNRISAAQASDAVIRQLPAWVAAGTTISVTQTAPGDPANNRFTTDVAFSAAAATPTTLLNWAYGSVVLHARVSMQQEPGS; this comes from the coding sequence GTGGAGTTCGCCCTGCTCACGCCCGCGCTGATCGTGCTCGCCTTCGGCCTGATCGAGTTCGGGCTGATCGTGTACACGCTCAACAGCGCCGAGAGTGCCGCGCGCGACGTGACGCGCCAGCTCGCCACCAACCGGATCAGCGCCGCCCAGGCGTCGGACGCGGTGATTCGCCAGCTCCCGGCCTGGGTCGCGGCCGGGACCACGATCAGCGTCACCCAGACCGCGCCGGGCGACCCGGCCAACAACCGCTTCACGACGGACGTCGCCTTCTCGGCCGCGGCGGCGACCCCCACCACGCTCCTGAACTGGGCCTATGGCAGCGTCGTCCTGCACGCCCGGGTCAGCATGCAGCAGGAGCCCGGCTCATGA